In Camelina sativa cultivar DH55 chromosome 16, Cs, whole genome shotgun sequence, a single window of DNA contains:
- the LOC104750638 gene encoding uncharacterized protein LOC104750638 produces MAVSVSILAVVIALHLLAFVFAFGAERRRSTAVAVPDQYDEKTFCKYGTEASTVYGMSAFGLLLVSQAVVNGVTKCLCFGKGLVTGTSYTVWAIVFFVVSWVSFLGAEACLLAGSARNMYHTKSKGIYQGKEISCAVLPVGVFAAGAAFTLMSLIATILYYLAHSKADTGGWEKHQNDGINIGMTSPTDAPKQQNPDFNKV; encoded by the exons ATGGCGGTTTCCGTTTCTATTCTCGCCGTCGTCATTGCTCTTCACCTCCTCGCTTTCGTCTTCGCTTTCGGCGCCGAGCGTCGCCGTAGCACC GCTGTGGCGGTACCGGACCAGTACGATGAGAAGACTTTTTGTAAGTACGGAACTGAGGCGTCGACGGTGTACGGTATGTCGGCGTTTGGGTTGCTTCTTGTTAGTCAAGCGGTGGTTAACGGCGTGACTAAGTGTCTCTGTTTCGGGAAGGGTCTTGTTACTGGTACTTCTTACACTGTCTGGGCTATTGTCTTCTTCGTTGTCTCTTG GGTAAGCTTTTTAGGAGCTGAGGCGTGCTTGTTGGCTGGATCAGCAAGGAACATGTACCACACCAAAAGTAAAGGCATCTACCAAGGGAAAGAGATTTCGTGTGCTGTCTTACCAGTTGGGGTCTTTGCTGCTGGAGCTGCTTTCACTCTCATGTCTTTGATTGCAACCATTCTTTACTACTTGGCTCATTCTAAGGCTGATACTGGTGGATGGGAGAAGCATCAGAACGATGGCATTAACATTGGTATGACTAGTCCTACAGATGCTCCAAAGCAACAGAACCCAGATTTCAACAAGGTCTAA
- the LOC109129510 gene encoding reticulon-like protein B14: MAVYGYVMDEHRASSSRRRRSLYHNLGGGRLADIMFWKNKKESGTILAVFTLIWFLFEVVEYPFITFLCQILLISIFIFLIWSYIGSSQLIQXVSSHKVRVKPGPGQN, translated from the exons ATGGCTGTTTATGGTTATGTAATGGATGAACATAGAGCTTCTTCATCAAGAAGGCGAAGATCTTTGTACCACAATCTAGGAGGAGGACGCC TTGCTGATATAATGTTctggaagaacaagaaagaatcAGGAACAATCTTAGCGGTATTCACATTGATATGGTTCTTGTTCGAAGTGGTTGAGTATCCTTTCATAACATTCCTCTGCCAGATCCTCTTGATCTCCATTTTCATCTTCCTCATTTGGTCTTACATTGGCTCCTCACAACTAATCCAGAGNGTGTCCTCACATAAAGTCAGGGTCAAGCCTGGTCCTGGTCAGAATTGA
- the LOC104750640 gene encoding reticulon-like protein B14 has product MAVYGYVMDEHRASSSRRRRSLYHNLGGGRLADIMFWKNKKESGTILAVFTLIWFLFEVVEYPFITFLCQILLISIFIFLIWSYIGSSQLIQRKPPSINDLKVSESTWRFLFTKINWFIINLYDISSGKDFRLLFLAVVSLWILSVVGNYFSSLTLLYIVFVGLETVPMLYELYEEELTYAASKSGRDMKKLLNNFNSKVINKIPKAHTKSRKTM; this is encoded by the exons ATGGCTGTTTATGGTTATGTAATGGATGAACATAGAGCTTCTTCATCAAGAAGGCGAAGATCTTTGTACCACAATCTAGGAGGAGGACGCC TTGCTGATATAATGTTctggaagaacaagaaagaatcAGGAACAATCTTAGCGGTATTCACATTGATATGGTTCTTGTTCGAAGTGGTTGAGTATCCTTTCATAACATTCCTCTGCCAGATCCTTTTGATCTCCATTTTCATCTTCCTCATTTGGTCTTACATTGGCTCCTCACAACTAATCCAGAG AAAACCTCCAAGTATCAATGATCTAAAGGTTTCGGAATCGACTTGGAGATTCTTGTTCACCAAGATAAACTGGTTCATCATCAATTTGTATGATATCTCAAGTGGCAAAGACTTCAGGCTCCTTTTTCTG GCCGTTGTTTCACTATGGATATTATCAGTAGTTGGAAACTATTTCAGCTCTTTAACTCTGTTATACATTG TATTTGTGGGTTTGGAGACGGTACCAATGTTGTATGAGCTATACGAAGAAGAACTGACTTACGCAGCAAGTAAAAGCGGGAGGGACATGAAGAAGCTCTTAAACAACTTCAACTCCaaagtcattaacaagattccTAAAGCTCACACTAAAAGTAGGAAGACTATGTAA
- the LOC104750641 gene encoding uncharacterized protein LOC104750641 yields the protein MVRGELADVKAGKGEGAFILLYIWAAFVAFSIIATVIFSCSDGASKPHTTEDVNGSACAAGCGGGCGG from the coding sequence ATGGTGAGAGGAGAACTCGCGGATGTCAAGGCTGGTAAAGGCGAAGGGGCCTTTATCTTACTCTACATTTGGGCAGCATTTGTGGCTTTCTCCATCATAGCAACCGTGATTTTCTCATGTAGCGACGGAGCTTCTAAACCTCACACTACTGAAGACGTCAATGGCTCTGCGTGTGCGGCAGGCTGCGGTGGTGGTTGTGGAGGTTAA
- the LOC104750642 gene encoding transcription factor bHLH109-like has protein sequence MEGNNRKDEGTYEEEEVCSFPKIVNAVCSNDRTRREQNPLQQKLGAHPSSMPNDVTMNSDHGEKVDENLPDEESNRTAKLQRHVLNHRMVKERKRRQSFKEKVEILQSMMPMPPKSDTAGKLDNVIDYLQSLQYQIDLMNTAYAAGANSGYMLPYYGAQPPSMSPWGYYPPPIPMMPQQVMRNIPQIGQGNNNVAQPARTKPPPGQTKPSPDQAKP, from the exons ATGGAGGGAAACAACCGGAAGGATGAGGGTacttatgaagaagaagaagtatgttCGTTTCCTAAAATTGTTAATGCGGTTTGTTCAAACGATCGTACTCGTCGTGAACAAAACCCTTTGCAACAGAAACTTGGTGCCCACCCGAGTTCAATGCCTAACGATGTTACCATGAACAGTGATCATGGTGAGAAAGTCGACGAGAATCTGCCAGACGAGGAGAGTAACCGTACGGCTAAACTGCAACGTCATGTCCTGAATCATCGTATGGTGAAGGAGAGG AAAAGACGAcaaagttttaaagaaaaagtcGAGATATTGCAGAGCATGATGCCTATGCCCCCAAAG TCGGACACTGCCGGAAAGCTTGATAATGTCATCGACTACTTACAAAGTTTGCAATATCAAATAGAT TTAATGAATACGGCATACGCAGCAGGTGCTAATTCGGGTTACATGTTACCATATTATGGAGCTCAACCACCATCTATGTCTCCATGGGGCTATTATCCACCACCGATACCAATGATGCCTCAGCAAGTTATGCGCAATATCCCACAAATTGGCCAG GGAAATAACAACGTGGCGCAGCCTGCTCGAACTAAACCTCCGCCTGGTCAAACTAAACCTTCGCCTGATCAAGCTAAACCTTAA
- the LOC109129618 gene encoding uncharacterized protein LOC109129618, translated as MTLSKRRRGNTEGRNLTEKRRRTDINAKIKTLKELTRCTEKKDLVSSLDCIISNITEMKQYVEGFYYPPPMVPPTGMGMDYRPGPWMYPYNYVHPQYMMPYNYNPYVYGQATGYGNEMVPAAAVPTNQGVNYEPETANPM; from the exons ATGACTCTTAGTAAGAGACGACGTGGTAATACTGAAGGTCGTAATTTGACCGAGAAG AGGAGACGCACTGATATAAATGCCAAAATTAAAACGCTCAAGGAACTGACACGCTGTACTGAAAAG AAAGACTTGGTCTCGAGCCTTGACTGTATCATCAGTAACATAACGGAGATGAAACAATACGTAGAA GGTTTTTACTACCCCCCTCCCATGGTGCCGCCAACGGGCATGGGGATGGATTATCGACCGGGACCATGGATGTACCCTTATAATTATGTCCACCCACAATACATGATGCCTTATAATTATAACCCCTATGTATACGGACAAGCTACCGGCTATGGCAACGAAATGGTACCTGCAGCTGCAGTTCCCACTAATCag GGAGTCAACTATGAACCAGAGACGGCAAACCCTATGTAA